A single region of the Sporichthyaceae bacterium genome encodes:
- a CDS encoding alpha/beta hydrolase, which yields MSTPPHLSLPPCARARTLDTDRGPFAVHEAQPAGTATASVVLVPGFTGSKEDFITVLEPLAAAGYHVLAYDQRGQFETPGPDDEAAYSLDALGADLLAVAATTGAPAHLVGHSFGGLVVRTATIAAPAAVRSATLLCSGPGPIRVAREADRIQTLLSALGMFSVADIWTFAHAAAATNGEYDGVAPDVLDFLARRFLSTAKAGMTAMATALTGTPDRTAELAATQVPVLVAHGAKDYIWLPAEQAEMATRLGAAHAVIPGAAHSPAVEQPAETVALLARFWADPTSIVYTE from the coding sequence GTGAGTACTCCACCACACCTGTCCTTACCCCCGTGCGCCCGGGCCCGGACCCTGGACACCGACCGCGGTCCGTTCGCCGTCCACGAGGCGCAGCCGGCAGGCACGGCGACGGCCAGTGTCGTGTTGGTCCCCGGTTTCACCGGCTCCAAAGAGGACTTCATCACCGTGCTCGAACCCCTCGCCGCGGCCGGGTACCACGTGCTCGCCTACGACCAGCGCGGACAGTTCGAGACCCCCGGCCCGGACGACGAGGCGGCCTATTCGCTGGACGCGCTGGGCGCCGATCTGCTGGCCGTCGCGGCCACCACCGGCGCGCCCGCACACCTGGTCGGGCACAGCTTCGGTGGCTTGGTGGTGCGCACGGCCACCATCGCCGCGCCGGCCGCGGTGCGCAGCGCCACCCTGCTGTGCTCCGGGCCGGGCCCGATCCGGGTGGCCCGGGAGGCCGACCGCATCCAGACGCTGCTCTCCGCGCTGGGCATGTTCTCGGTGGCCGACATCTGGACTTTCGCGCACGCCGCGGCCGCCACCAACGGGGAATACGACGGGGTCGCGCCGGACGTGCTGGATTTCCTGGCCCGCCGCTTCCTCAGCACCGCCAAGGCCGGCATGACCGCGATGGCCACGGCGCTGACCGGAACACCGGACCGGACCGCGGAGCTGGCGGCCACACAGGTCCCGGTGCTGGTCGCCCACGGCGCGAAGGATTACATCTGGCTGCCCGCCGAACAGGCCGAGATGGCCACCCGCCTCGGCGCCGCGCACGCGGTCATCCCGGGCGCCGCGCACTCCCCGGCCGTGGAGCAGCCGGCCGAAACGGTGGCATTGCTGGCCCGATTCTGGGCAGATCCCACCAGCATTGTTTACACGGAGTAG
- a CDS encoding methyltransferase domain-containing protein, translating to MTEAAEFTPRSWRTRGRMPETKRSRLAVRAADLAFGDAASAAAWAPQLLDIGFGYGESLLALAAAFPDLRLLGVDVHAPGQLRAMDRLAEASAANVRVLPEDVTALLPLLAPGTLTLIQALHPDPWPKRRHATRRLLSAPVLARCVELLAPGGVLHMVVDDDSYAAGLHAALSGLPMTRTEHPPPPETRYGRRAVAAGRIAHRIAYAKAT from the coding sequence ATGACCGAGGCCGCCGAGTTCACGCCGCGCAGTTGGCGCACTCGCGGCCGGATGCCGGAGACCAAGCGCAGCCGATTGGCCGTCCGGGCCGCGGATCTGGCGTTCGGCGATGCGGCGAGCGCGGCCGCGTGGGCGCCGCAACTGCTGGACATCGGCTTCGGCTACGGCGAATCGCTGCTGGCGCTGGCCGCCGCCTTTCCCGACCTGCGGTTGCTCGGCGTGGACGTGCACGCGCCGGGTCAGTTGCGCGCGATGGACCGGTTGGCCGAGGCGAGCGCGGCGAACGTGCGGGTGCTGCCCGAAGACGTCACCGCATTGCTGCCGTTACTCGCGCCCGGCACCCTGACACTGATCCAGGCGTTGCACCCCGACCCGTGGCCCAAGCGCCGGCACGCCACCCGTCGGCTGCTGTCCGCACCGGTGCTGGCCCGGTGTGTGGAGTTGCTGGCACCGGGTGGGGTGCTGCACATGGTGGTGGACGACGACAGCTACGCCGCCGGACTGCACGCGGCCCTGTCCGGGCTGCCGATGACCCGCACCGAACACCCGCCGCCGCCGGAGACCAGGTACGGCAGGCGGGCGGTGGCGGCCGGCCGTATCGCCCACCGGATCGCTTACGCCAAAGCCACCTGA
- a CDS encoding ATP-binding protein, translating to MELRTALRDDPGEVGRARHLVHRSLDRWGVPVDEAVAELLVSELVTNALRYGLQPMRLIARRAEHGLRIEVHDARPGEPPRLRRANPDSLNGRGMVLVDALAARWGWSEFGGSKQVWFELDALRPLEGHDEQASPAA from the coding sequence TTGGAACTTCGGACCGCCCTGCGCGACGACCCGGGTGAGGTGGGCCGGGCCCGTCATCTGGTGCACCGCAGCCTGGATCGCTGGGGTGTGCCGGTGGACGAGGCGGTCGCCGAGCTGCTGGTCAGCGAGCTGGTCACGAACGCCCTGCGCTATGGCCTGCAACCGATGCGGCTGATCGCCCGCCGCGCCGAACACGGGCTGCGCATCGAGGTACACGACGCACGTCCCGGCGAGCCGCCGCGGCTGCGTCGGGCCAACCCGGACAGCCTGAACGGCCGGGGCATGGTGCTGGTCGACGCTCTCGCCGCGCGCTGGGGCTGGTCGGAGTTCGGCGGCAGCAAGCAGGTGTGGTTCGAGCTCGACGCGCTCAGGCCCCTCGAGGGGCACGACGAGCAGGCCTCACCGGCCGCGTAG
- a CDS encoding DEAD/DEAH box helicase, with product MARFLARRRPAAGRKRRPETTKRSPPRRAATTKTKRRVALSTFHELGVIRAITDALDEVGITEAFPIQELTLPIALTGTDVIGQARTGTGKTLAFGIPILQRLVAPGDDDFLDLAVPGAPQALVIVPTRELCVQVTGDLELAGRRRGVRVLSIYGGRAYEPQVATLKAGVEVVVGTPGRLLDLRKQRHLDLAHVKCLVLDEADEMLDLGFLPDVERLISDTPANRQTMLFSATMPGPVVSLARRYLRTPTNIRAESGSDQHTVPETTQHVFRTHKMDKVECVARILQAEGRRLTMVFAPTRRLCQSIADELTEKGFAAAAVHGDLGQGAREQALRAFRNGKVDVLVATDVAARGIDVDDVTHVINYECPEDEKTYLHRIGRTGRAGRTGVAVTFVDWADMTRWQLIDKALNLGLGEPLETYSTSPHLYAALGIPQGAKGVLPKTARTRAGLDAEHVEDLGETGRARSRVPASRKNGDSEPERAPRPKRNRNRSRTRSGKPVTGTAEPTSTEAAPAALAVADAPRPARRRRRTRGAGSADAATDS from the coding sequence GTGGCGCGGTTTCTCGCGCGCCGCCGACCTGCCGCCGGTCGCAAACGACGGCCCGAGACAACGAAACGCAGCCCGCCCCGGCGTGCCGCGACAACAAAGACGAAGAGGCGAGTAGCCCTGAGCACCTTTCACGAACTAGGCGTCATCCGCGCCATCACCGACGCACTCGACGAGGTCGGCATCACCGAGGCCTTCCCGATCCAGGAACTCACCCTGCCGATCGCGTTGACCGGCACCGACGTCATCGGCCAGGCACGTACCGGCACCGGCAAGACCCTGGCCTTCGGCATCCCGATCCTGCAGCGCCTGGTCGCCCCCGGCGACGACGACTTCCTCGACCTGGCCGTTCCCGGCGCCCCGCAAGCGCTGGTCATCGTGCCGACCCGGGAGCTGTGCGTGCAGGTCACCGGCGACCTCGAACTGGCCGGCCGGCGCCGCGGCGTGCGCGTCCTGTCGATCTACGGCGGCCGGGCCTACGAACCCCAGGTGGCCACTCTCAAGGCCGGGGTCGAGGTCGTCGTGGGCACCCCCGGTCGCCTGCTGGACCTGCGCAAGCAGCGGCACCTGGACCTGGCGCACGTCAAATGCCTGGTTCTGGATGAAGCCGACGAGATGCTCGACCTGGGGTTCCTGCCCGACGTCGAGCGGCTGATCTCGGACACCCCGGCCAACCGGCAGACCATGCTGTTCTCGGCCACCATGCCCGGCCCGGTGGTCTCCCTGGCCCGGCGCTACCTACGCACCCCCACCAACATCCGCGCCGAGTCCGGCTCCGATCAACACACCGTGCCGGAGACCACCCAGCACGTGTTCCGCACCCACAAGATGGACAAGGTGGAGTGCGTGGCCCGCATCCTGCAGGCCGAGGGCCGTCGGCTCACCATGGTGTTCGCGCCCACCCGACGGCTGTGCCAGTCCATCGCCGACGAGCTCACCGAGAAGGGCTTCGCCGCCGCCGCGGTGCATGGCGATCTCGGCCAGGGGGCCCGCGAGCAGGCCCTGCGCGCGTTCCGCAACGGCAAGGTCGACGTGTTGGTCGCCACCGACGTGGCCGCGCGCGGCATCGACGTCGATGACGTCACACACGTGATCAACTACGAGTGCCCGGAGGACGAGAAGACCTACCTGCACCGCATCGGCCGCACCGGCCGGGCCGGGCGCACCGGGGTCGCGGTGACCTTCGTGGACTGGGCGGACATGACCCGCTGGCAGCTCATCGACAAAGCGCTGAACCTCGGCCTGGGCGAGCCGCTGGAGACCTACTCCACCTCGCCGCACCTCTATGCCGCGCTGGGCATCCCGCAGGGCGCCAAAGGGGTGCTGCCCAAGACCGCGCGCACCCGGGCCGGGCTGGACGCCGAACACGTCGAGGACCTCGGTGAGACCGGCCGGGCGCGCAGCCGGGTACCCGCCTCGCGCAAGAACGGAGACAGCGAGCCGGAGCGCGCGCCGCGCCCCAAGCGCAACCGCAACCGGTCCCGCACCCGCAGCGGCAAGCCGGTGACCGGGACGGCGGAACCAACGAGCACCGAGGCCGCCCCCGCGGCGCTGGCGGTGGCCGACGCCCCGCGGCCGGCCCGTCGTCGGCGGCGCACCCGCGGCGCCGGGTCGGCTGACGCCGCCACCGACAGCTGA
- a CDS encoding ferritin-like fold-containing protein, translating to MSTSATDGAGFFGSVGHAAAVCELLGLMACGELLAFERLAHDATLAPSMQDKAELARMAVAEFNHFVLLRARLADLGVDPGAAMAPFVAPLTEFHQRTAAGNWLEGLVKAFVGDGLAADFYREIAAQLDEETRDLVLNVLDDTGHSSFAVDRVRAAIAADPRVAGPLALWGRRLVGEALTQAQQVAAEREGLTALVIGGVDGSGLDLGEIGRMFTRLTDAHSARMAALGLQA from the coding sequence GTGAGCACTTCGGCGACCGATGGAGCGGGCTTTTTCGGGTCGGTGGGCCACGCTGCCGCGGTGTGCGAACTGCTCGGCCTGATGGCGTGCGGGGAGTTGCTGGCGTTCGAGCGGCTGGCGCACGACGCCACGCTGGCGCCGAGCATGCAGGACAAGGCCGAACTGGCCCGGATGGCGGTCGCCGAGTTCAACCATTTCGTGCTGCTGCGGGCCCGGTTGGCCGACCTCGGGGTGGATCCGGGCGCGGCGATGGCGCCGTTCGTGGCCCCGCTCACCGAGTTCCACCAGCGCACCGCGGCGGGCAACTGGCTGGAGGGCTTGGTCAAGGCGTTCGTCGGGGACGGACTGGCCGCGGATTTCTATCGGGAGATCGCCGCGCAGCTGGACGAGGAGACCCGCGATTTGGTGCTCAACGTGCTGGACGACACCGGGCACTCCTCGTTCGCGGTGGACCGGGTGCGGGCGGCGATCGCCGCGGACCCGCGGGTGGCCGGCCCGCTGGCGTTGTGGGGTCGCCGGTTGGTCGGCGAGGCGCTGACCCAGGCGCAGCAGGTGGCCGCCGAGCGCGAGGGTTTGACCGCGCTGGTCATCGGCGGGGTGGACGGTTCGGGTCTGGACCTGGGCGAGATCGGGCGCATGTTCACCCGCCTGACAGATGCTCATTCCGCCCGCATGGCCGCGCTTGGCCTGCAGGCCTGA
- a CDS encoding NUDIX domain-containing protein, with amino-acid sequence MVRVSCVGAVVHDDDHRLLMIRRANPPGVGTWSLPGGRVEGDESDAEAVRREVAEETGLQVTVGVRVGTVVLPGPAGVSYDVRDYACAVTGGRLRAGDDAGDARWVRRAELLLLDTAPGLVDTLERWGMLPK; translated from the coding sequence ATGGTGCGGGTTTCGTGTGTGGGAGCAGTCGTGCACGACGACGACCACCGACTTTTGATGATTCGCCGGGCCAATCCGCCGGGCGTCGGGACGTGGTCGCTGCCCGGCGGACGGGTGGAGGGCGACGAGTCAGACGCCGAGGCGGTGCGCCGCGAGGTGGCCGAGGAGACCGGGCTGCAGGTGACGGTCGGGGTCCGGGTAGGCACCGTGGTGCTGCCGGGTCCGGCCGGGGTCAGCTACGACGTGCGCGACTACGCCTGCGCGGTGACCGGCGGCCGGTTGCGGGCCGGGGACGACGCCGGCGACGCGCGCTGGGTGCGCCGCGCCGAACTCCTACTGCTGGACACCGCACCGGGGTTGGTGGACACCCTGGAGCGGTGGGGCATGCTGCCGAAATGA
- a CDS encoding DUF6758 family protein gives MSKPYSCARCGGPVREPGIWSNAWRCERDGDVDPVVPPALPSHEQLAAAVTGARIPFWLPWPLPNGWLATGLSRAGDDRTGVRAALLACGGPNPLGGYGEMVVIAEEPGVGLGARWAGLPGLDPGRKLATTTGPHAKVHVAGHATPLWCVDGAADSAVYVGEARGLWLWIVLWPSSAGALVHDLTLVDLRDAPTDLQPPLGALSPRL, from the coding sequence ATGAGCAAGCCGTACAGCTGCGCCCGCTGCGGTGGCCCGGTGCGCGAACCGGGGATCTGGTCGAATGCCTGGCGGTGCGAGCGGGACGGCGATGTGGACCCGGTGGTCCCGCCGGCATTGCCCAGCCACGAGCAGCTGGCCGCGGCGGTGACGGGCGCGCGCATTCCGTTCTGGCTGCCCTGGCCGCTGCCCAACGGGTGGCTGGCCACCGGGCTCAGCCGGGCCGGGGACGACCGCACCGGGGTGCGCGCGGCGCTGCTGGCCTGCGGGGGCCCGAACCCGTTGGGTGGCTACGGGGAGATGGTGGTGATAGCGGAGGAGCCCGGCGTCGGCCTGGGCGCGCGCTGGGCGGGTTTGCCCGGCCTGGACCCCGGCCGAAAGCTGGCCACCACAACCGGCCCGCACGCCAAGGTGCACGTGGCCGGGCACGCCACCCCGCTGTGGTGCGTGGACGGGGCCGCGGACAGCGCGGTGTACGTCGGCGAGGCCCGCGGCCTGTGGCTGTGGATCGTGCTCTGGCCGAGCTCCGCCGGCGCTTTGGTGCACGACCTGACCCTGGTGGACCTGCGTGACGCGCCGACCGATCTGCAACCGCCGCTCGGCGCACTGTCCCCGCGGCTCTAG
- a CDS encoding ParA family protein — protein MTRILAVANQKGGVAKTTTVASVAAALVELGRRVAVVDLDPQACLTFSLGLDPDALELSTHDVLMGRVPARTALQRVAGGVDLLPAEIDLVGSEKFLNNRNGREFVLAEALADLRADYDMVLLDCPPALGVLTVNALTAADQLMIPVQCETLAHRGVGQLLETVAEVRSRSNGRLTVLGVLPTLFDGRSKHARAVLQDIGQRYGVTVLEPAIPRSIRFAEAPASGRSILETAGRSPGAAAYRELALRLAKDDVA, from the coding sequence GTGACACGGATTCTGGCCGTGGCAAATCAGAAGGGCGGGGTGGCCAAGACCACCACCGTGGCCTCCGTGGCCGCCGCCCTGGTCGAACTGGGACGTCGGGTGGCGGTCGTCGATCTCGACCCGCAGGCCTGCCTGACGTTCTCCCTGGGGCTGGACCCCGATGCGTTGGAGTTGTCCACCCACGATGTGCTGATGGGCCGAGTGCCCGCGCGCACCGCGCTGCAGCGGGTGGCCGGTGGGGTGGACCTGCTGCCCGCCGAGATCGACCTGGTGGGCTCGGAGAAGTTCCTGAACAACCGCAACGGCCGCGAGTTCGTGCTCGCCGAGGCGTTGGCCGACCTGCGCGCGGACTACGACATGGTGCTGCTGGACTGCCCGCCCGCCCTCGGTGTGCTCACCGTCAACGCGTTGACCGCGGCGGATCAGCTGATGATCCCGGTGCAGTGCGAGACGTTGGCCCACCGCGGCGTCGGCCAGTTGTTGGAGACGGTGGCCGAGGTGCGCTCGCGGTCCAACGGTCGGCTCACCGTGCTGGGCGTGCTGCCCACGCTGTTCGACGGTCGCTCCAAGCACGCCCGCGCGGTGCTGCAGGACATCGGTCAGCGCTACGGGGTGACCGTGCTGGAACCCGCGATCCCGCGATCCATCCGATTCGCCGAGGCTCCCGCCTCGGGTCGGTCGATCCTGGAGACGGCCGGTCGCTCGCCCGGCGCCGCGGCCTACCGCGAGTTGGCGCTACGGCTGGCGAAGGACGATGTGGCGTGA